The genomic DNA ATGAATTAAAAATCATAACAACCAAAAACTAACCAAGtaacaaacaaaccagtaaaaCGCTTTGTAATATTAACTTGGAACTGCATCTGTTTTGATGTTTTCGTGAAGCCATGCACGAAGATGAAATTAGGGTAAAATGGAAAATACagaattaaataaacaaacaaacatcacatgCACGTATGTGCCCTTTGTGAGTCCATTACAGGGTATCAAAAACAAATTCCAGTCCCCTCACCtccgcaccctcccaccccccaaaaaacacaaacaaacaaacaaaaaacgaacctaTTGTGAGAGTAACATGCCCACACAATGATGTGCTCCTACCACATACATAAATACGTCcttgtgcgaaaaaaaaaaaaaaaaaaaaaaaaaaggcgcagaAAGTATTCAAACTACAAAATAATTCGTGTTCCATTCAGAAAAAAATGCTGTCGAAAAGCTTGCGAAAATAGATTGTTTTCTTCCAAAACAAAACGACTTTACAGTAGCAGAAGGTTAACAGGTCCAGTATATATTTGCGATTGAACTGATAAAAATTTTAATGAAATAGAAATACTTCTAAAGTGATTTGCATTTGTGgtaatgcaatgtgtgtgtgtgtgtgtgtgtgtgtgtgagtgtgtgtgtgtgtgaagaaggaagagacagacagacagacagacaggcagagacaaagaaatcTCACCGTTGCCAGCGGACTAAAATCGATGTATGTTACTTACATTATTGTGAATCATGGGAGTCaggtaataaaataaaatacatactaaaaaaaaaaaaaaaaagttttgacgaGGACCAAATACATTCTCACAAGGGTATCGCAGATCGGCAATATGATAATCATTATACAACCGAGGACATCATAATAGAGGTGAACAATATTCCGCTATCAGGAAATGACCTCACAAAaatgttttattaaaaaaaagaaaaaaggaaaaaaaaggatagataaaagaaaaaaaaagtggatgtgAATTGAGAATGGAGGAAGGGATGTGGAAAGAAggagggcgtggaggggaggggagggggaggagtccgGAACCTATCAATCAAAAGTCAGCAAATGGGGGACCGATCaggtggggttcttttttttttttctttttttctttttttcccttgcagagaaggttatatttgtcaagaaacatgtaatcacatttcacattaaaattttgggtaaacaatataacaaaatacattgattccaagaaaaacaatgaagcattacaccatagaatctgcttcaaggaaaaacacatcaacactgtcaaTCAGGTGGGGTTCTGTCTAAGGGACAAAACCATTGTGTGCCTGATATTATGATTTACAGTTACGTCCCCTGTGGACTCGTCGGACAtggcagtgaacacacacacacacacacacacacatatatatatatatatatatatatatatatatatatatatatatatatatatatatatatatatgatcatcaGCGACACCTTCAGTAAATTACATTTGTCGCATTTTATACTAACTTTTAAGAAAAATATACACACCCGGTTTAGCTtatatttacaacacacacacgtgcgcgcgcacacacacacacacacacacacacacacacacagagtcaatacTGACTGACAACTTACTAACAGGAAGAGGGTAACAACTACCAATAATAGGACGATAACAGCAGTAAATTGTTGACACCGTGATAATATTGGACGTCACAGCTGTTTGAattaaagaagcaaacaaaaccacatacacaaaaaacaaacaactaaataatttttttttttttaaaccagtgcaCAGAAATTCATTTTATAACGCACTGACCttcttaaaagaaaaattaaagcACCTGGAAGGCTTTTATAGCACACAACTCTTTAGTTCACACGAAAAGAAAACctaatgaaaacaaacaacaacaggtcCATTATATAgtattgtgtttattgttgcttgtttctcacaagcgcgcgcgcacacatacatacatacacacacacacacacacacacatacagcgattCATTCACGTTCACATGCTTGTTGTACCCTACTCATTACTGTTGTGTTGACAGACAGTATCTGGTTAATTGAGttgttgaaattaaaaaaaaaactattatgcAAATTATCATTCTAATATTAACATGGGAACCTTTGATAGAAGCATGACTGTATAATTAATCAATTTATGATCAGATAATAATGTTTGGCcgataaagaaacaaaagataCAAGGTCAATAAAACAAGAagtacaaaaatattttgataaaacaaataacaaaaaccaacagtaacaacaaggacaacactATGCGTCCAAGATTTTGCTTTGGTAaaataaatatcaaaataaaagtGATAAAAACATAAGAAGAAATTGTTCCCCTTTCCATGCCGCATGCATTGGAcggaaggggacacacacacacacacacacacacacacacacacacacacacacacacgttcaattTTAATCTCAATcggaaaaaaaagttacattcgCGTATACGCATGATCAGTGCATTAACAGAGTGCGCGCGCGTTCATCTCATTTGCATCTATTCCGAACGGCATCTAAACTGAAACGTATTTTGCTGATACTGTTAAACAAATCACTGAATTAATCCGTGTTAATCCGGATTCCGAGTTCTCTGTTAtaatgttccctctctctcttaaaatggTGATGCTTGCACAATTTTAACTAGACTGAGTGTACACTTTTAGAAATAATCAATCATTGATAAAAGCTTttgagtcttgtgtgtgtgtgtgtgtgtgtgggtgggtgggtgtgagttatatgtgtgcatgtgtgtgcacgcgtgtgtgggtgcatgcatatgtgtgggaGTAAATGGGAGTGTaagtgtgatcgtgtgtgtttgtgtgtgtgtgtgttggaggggggggggggcagggttgatTGTCACAAATCATCATCTtgtatttgtctctttttttttcttttaaaatctaCATACATGCGTCATAATACACAGATCAACAAATCATTGTACTGTTGAATTACTTTAATAGTGATGTGCCGCAGAAAATCTGTGCCAACATCAGGGACAAAATGGTGTTGAAAGAGAAGTTAAATCTTGTCAATTCGTGAATGATGGCCTATAGGCTATACATGTAACTTGCTTAGTTTTACAATGCAGGTATGTTTGAAATCCATTACGTCTAGTCTTGTTCTGGCCTGCTGCATTGAAAAGATTAGacacgaaactctctctctctctctctctctctctctctctaatacattACGGACTAATTATTACACTAAAGTCAAGTGCATATGAATCAGTAATGTGACAGTTAGCCATATATTTTTGACTGATTTAATGAaaccttacctgcacgaaagtgtttcATCACACGTGACTACGTTGATGGTTTTTTTgggaggttcttttttttttgggggggggggggttgtttgttttttggggggttttttgttttgtttttggttgttgttgttgttgttttgttgttgttgttttttactttttgcattcgttaccagttgtttcgcttgttagtttagcaacttctcttttacgaaaccctttaagtaattttctgtaattgtacttagatattcatttcaaatcccccccccccccccccccccccccccccatctacccagttttccccaactacccctccccctcctctcctaaacgatcacactcaaatgtaaaaatcgaTACCCTAACAAATTAATGTCTACAATCActagtatgtgtgatgggacattaaacaaaattcatcatcatcatcatcatcatcatctctctctctctctctctctctctctctctctctctcaacggacCACCCCACGAGACAAAACGCAACAAATCAACAaccataccccccacacccaccctccgctaccccccctcacccattcCTCCACCATCCCCTGCACCTCACAACTTTAAGCAAACACTGCAGATCACCCGAAAGCCGTAACACACAGCATGGCGGCCAGCAGAGGCAGGAAGTACCCGCCACGGCCCAGAACGCGATCGACGATTGGCCCAAAGGGGCCGGAAGCGAAGGGAAACAACCGCGCAGCCCCACAAGTGGCCGTCTCGTTGCAGTCTGAGGTTTCGTTAGCAGGCAGGGGGGCGTTGCAGAAGTCTCCCTGGCAAAGGGTGAGACAGAGGTGGGAATTTCTGGAGATGAGGTAGACGCAGGTGGTGAAGTTGTCGGGGGCCAAGTTCTCCAGCTTGGGGCTCTTCACTTCCCCCGTGAAGGAGAAGTTCTGCCCGTCACTGCAGTCCCGGATAAAGCTCTTCAGGTCCCCTGTGGTTGGGGAATGAGAAGGGACGGAGCTGTTTAAACTgaaggttatcatcatcatcgtcgttgtcgttataatgattgtcatcatcatcatcatcaatatcgtcgttgttgtcattctcgttgtcattatcatcgtcgtcgttagtgaccgtcatcgtcatcatcattatcgtcgttgttgtcattctcgttgtcattatcatcgtcgtcgttagtgaccgtcatcgtcatcatcattatcgtcgttgttgtcattttcgtcatcatcatcgtcgtcgttgtttgtgatcgtcgtcgtcatcattatcgtcattgttacAGTTATCATGGTGGTTATCATCATCTGCATTAACGTCGTCATCAGTTGTCATCATCATAGCCTCAGTAATCATTGTTATCGTcgtcgacatcaccatcatcatcagtgtcatctacagtcaatgtcattctttcttcctcgACTTTTATGTTATTTCCAACTCAGTGAATTAATAAAGATGAATTGTAATGTACACTGCAttgtcttactctgtgtgtgtgtgtgtgtgtgtgtgtgtgtgtgtgtgtgtgtgtgtgtgtgtgtgtgtgtgtgtgtgtttccttcgtgtgtattgttcactgtatgcaGTATGTCTGCAACCTTTGTGTGACATCTCCTCTGTGTAGAATTACCTTTTTGATTCGCCTTTCCTTTCAGTGCAACCAATTTTTTTAGTATCTCGTCAGAGCTGGTGTGCTTACTCTCAGCATTCCCGCCTGATAT from Babylonia areolata isolate BAREFJ2019XMU chromosome 11, ASM4173473v1, whole genome shotgun sequence includes the following:
- the LOC143287729 gene encoding uncharacterized protein LOC143287729, coding for MWKGRVVSVVVFIGCVWVTGGLKCLQCLDYAAGGPCVHDTKTLVAASQGVFENGSRSYYKECPDGSLGASQNFCVIEAFYQAGDLKSFIRDCSDGQNFSFTGEVKSPKLENLAPDNFTTCVYLISRNSHLCLTLCQGDFCNAPLPANETSDCNETATCGAARLFPFASGPFGPIVDRVLGRGGYFLPLLAAMLCVTAFG